The stretch of DNA GATTTACCCGTGAAAGAAAAAATTGCTAAAAGATCTGAGATCGCTGAGAGAGCGTTTTGGGAAAAGTCCAAGAAATTTTACTTTGAACACAAAGAGAAGTATGAGAAAGATAATTAACAAGGCTGGCCATAAAACCGCACCTTCGGTGCTCGGACACTCACTACGTTCGTGCCCATGCCAGAGGCGTTAGTTGTATTAATGGCTGGTATAAAAAAGTTGATGGGAATTATCGGTTGGTTTTTATCAGGCTGGTCAATACTTGCTTTAGGTACTTATTTGATACCGCAATACCTTTTGATAAAAGAGGGCACTGCGATACCAGGTGAATATCATCTATATTTAGATGAAATAGTGACAGAGAAAGAATCAATTGAAATGCTATTTTCTGGAGTTGTTATTTTGGTTTTTGGGGCACTACTAATTTGGGTGTCACGGCGAACAACTAACAAGTCAAAACACTATCACTCACTACGTTCGCTTGGACGCGCAAAAGACGCGCGCCCGTGTTTGAGGCGTTAACTCTACCTAGATAATGGATACGATAAACATCGAAAACGACATTGAAGAACTGTTAGAAATTCCATTGGCTTTGAGCTATTCCAGTTTGATAATCGAGATTCTAGCATCAGTAGTGATACTGGTTGCTCTAATTTTGATTTTTAAAAATAGTCAGCGGCCTGGTAGGATTATGATGTTGTTTGGCTATGTTTTTAGCTTGTTTTCATATGTTCCGCTAATGATGTATTTTCTTTCAACGGATGGTGGTGGTCAGAGCGGGGTATTGGCATGGTTTACATACTATTTGCCAATGGCAAGTAGCATGTTTATGTTGGTTGCCTGTGGAGGCCTATTAATGTTTGCATTATCTTTCAAGAATGAGAGTTAACAAGCTTAAAAACTTACATTCACTACGTTCATTCGGACGCGCAGAAGACGCGCGCCCGTTTTAAGGGCGTTATATGCATTCATGAAATCGATTTTTGTTGAATTTAGGTTTTGGTTCTTTGTCGCGTTAGAGATCGTATTAATTAATGGGTTCTACTTCTTCTTACTTCTCGGCAGCGTCTCTTACCTCTTAGGTATTAAATGGCCTTATTATTACGTTCCAGTCGTAACTGCCTCCCTTCATTTAATTATGAGAATTTACCTCTATAAAAAAGGTAAAAGAATCATATTTGGCAGATATGCATAAAATTTCGAAACAAGCATATAACAAGGCAAAACACTGCCATTCGCTACGCTCACTCGGACGCCCACTCCGCGGGCGCCCGTGTTCACGGCGTTAAGTGTACATGGCTAAACTCCTTATTGTTTTCTCCGCATTCTTACTTTGTTCATGTAATGGAAAGTTTGACTCTTTTCATGATTCTGCATTTAAGCAACCATCAGAGAATGTAATTGTTTTAGCTTCGAACTCTGAAGTCTCTGATAATCTGTTTAGAAAAGAATATTCGTGGCTTATTAACGCTAAAGAAGATCAAGACTGGTTAGCCCAAGTAAGTTCATATTCGTTTGAGAAAAAAGAATATGAATATCAATCAATGCCTACGTTATTGACGAACAAATTCCCTGAAGTATTTTCTAAAAGTGCTGAATTTCAGTTATATCTGGTTGGCGAAGGGCCAACAGGTAGAGAGCATTATTTACTCACAGCAAAAGACAATGATCATGCCATTTATTATATCGCTACGATTTAAGACACTTAACAAGGTCAAGAACTACCGCACACTACGTGTGCTCGGACGCGCAGAAAACGCGCGCCCGTTTTAACGGCGTTATATGGTCATCTGATGGAAAGTGCTGAAGAGTTAAAGAACAGTTTAATCTCGTTATTTCCATTTTTCGCAGAGGAGTTGGTGGAAGAAGAGCCAGAAGAGTTCGAATATCGAGAGGAGCTAAATCATCATCATGTCTGGAGGTGTTTTAGCTATACGGCGTCAAAGGAGTTGGTCCAAGCTGAGATGAAAACAGTTAGATTGCTCTCAGAATTAATAAACAAAAGTGTTGCTGCTGGCGGTCTGGTAGAAAATGCGGTATCTACATGTTTTCTTGAGCATGCATCTCAAATTGGTGTTAAAAAAGTGCTAAAGCCACATCTATCGCAGCTAGCTAGGCAAGAACTAAGGTGAAAAAAGCGTATAACAAGGGTGGCCAATTCGCGGCTATCGCCGCGGGACTCGCTTTCGCTCGCCCTTGCCACCGGCGTTATATGCATTAATACTATGATTGAAAATCTTCCCCCAGTGATAGATTCATGCAAGCTCTTACTCTATGCGGATACGAGTTCTGATGTTGAGTTTACCGATCGAATTAATTTGCATGTAGGAAGCTCTGATGGAGAGTTTATACGAGTTGGAGAACAGCCATATTTGATTATTGCTCAACCATACTCGAATCAAGATGAATATTTATTGATGTTCTGTAATTCGTCTTTAGAGACAGTAGGTGTAATTAATTTTGCTTCACTGCATGAAGCAAAATTAAAGGCTGAAAAAGGATATAAAGGTATATCTGATAAGTGGAAGCCGTCACCTTTTACGGAGGATGAAGTTTCAAACTATCTCCGTGATGAATATGAAGTTGATCCTACTTCAGAATGGTGGAAAGATGAATGCTCTTTCTGCGAAAAGTCATCTGGTCTAGAAATGCTTATTAAAGGAACTAAAGCCTCGATATGTAAAAGCTGCATAGAAAGCTTTGCGAGTGAAATAAATGAGAACATATAACAAGGCACAAAAGTGCGCCTGCGGCGGGACGCTCACGACTTCGCGCCTCTTTGCTAGGCGTTAGCTGAAAAAATTGAGACAAGCAGAATGAGTGAAAATAAAAAAGAGATTCAAGAAGGGCATGAAGCTGTAACCTTCGCTGAATTTCTAGAAAACACACCACCGTCATCTTTGACGGAAATAAATGATCTCGTTGAAGCCACTTACTATCAAAGTGGTGGAATATCTGGTTACACTTTAGCTAAACCGGAAATTCAGTTGCACTGTCCAAACGATAGTTGCAACGGAACTCGTTTTTTTCGTTGCACCACAAGAAACTCGATTTCTGTTTCTGAAGATTTCTCTTTCGAATATATCTCTTACATTTGCTCAAATTGTAGGCAGACCGAAAAGACATTCTCATTAGCTTTTAAAAGACAGGGCGGTGAGGGTATTGGTTCATGCTACAAGTTTGGTGAACGCCCCCTTTATGGGCCACCGACACCATCCAAATTAATAAAACTTATTGGCCCAGACCGAGATACCTTTCTTAAAGGTAGGCGGTGTGAGAACCAGGGTTTGGGTATTGGGGCATTTGTTTACTATCGGAGAGTCGTAGAGAATCAAAAAAACAGGATTCTTGATGAGATTATTAAGGTGTCTGAAAAGATATCAGCCCCTGCTGAAAGTATTTCTGCCCTCAAAGAAGCAAAGGGAGAGACACAATTTAGCAAAGCACTAAGCTCGGTCAAGGATTCATTGCCACAAGCTCTTCTTAT from Arenicella chitinivorans encodes:
- a CDS encoding ClpX C4-type zinc finger protein, which gives rise to MIENLPPVIDSCKLLLYADTSSDVEFTDRINLHVGSSDGEFIRVGEQPYLIIAQPYSNQDEYLLMFCNSSLETVGVINFASLHEAKLKAEKGYKGISDKWKPSPFTEDEVSNYLRDEYEVDPTSEWWKDECSFCEKSSGLEMLIKGTKASICKSCIESFASEINENI